GAACGCAGCACCCTCGCGGCCGCCGGCCGACAACGCGTCGTCGACCGGTTCACGATGCAGGCCGTCGCCGACGCGACGGTGGCGGCGTGGCGGGCGGTCATGGCGGGGGCGTGAGGCCGTACGAGCGATCGGGCGTCCGCGACAACTCGACCCAGTCCGACCCATCCGACGCCGACGCGAACCGCGCGCCGTCACAGGCCAACGGGTGAGCATCACGCTCCGCCCGCCCGATGATCAGCGCCGCACGGGCCCCAACGCCGCGCGCCGCGAGCGCGGTGAACGCCGCATCCCCCATTGCCTCGAACGCCGAGACCAAGCGCCGCCCGTGCGGCACGGATGCGCCTTCGACCTCGACCGCCAGATCGGACATCGTCTCGTCGCTGGCGTGGAAGCCCAGCGCCTGCCCAGCCCGTACGACGACCCCCTCGTCCACACCGACTTCCCGTCGCACGTGGAACACGACGACGGTGTAGCGCGGGTCCACGGCCGACCGAATGCGAATCTGATCACCCGCCCACTCTTCCGTCACGCCCACGACGAGCCCGTCCAACGGCGACACGACCTGGACCGTCGTCCACGGCGGCCGGTGCGGCCGGCCCGGCTCGCCGCCGGTGAACTGGAAGTAGTGCTTCATGCTCCGGCAGCGCTCGATGCCGTCGCTGTAGTCGTGGCCGACGCCGGACCGGAAGCGGCTGATCCGGGCGACGCGGTCGAGCGGCACGTGGAGCTGGGCGACGATGACGTCGTGCCGGGTCGCCACGTCCCGCCGCCCACAGCCCAGGGCGACGATCGCCCCCGCCGCGAGGACGGCAACCCGCATGAACCGCTTGGCACAAGCGCCGTGCATCGGTACCCTCTCTCCCAGCGTGCCGTCCGCGCAACGAGCGCCCCCGCCCCGGATGAGATTACCAGATGTCCGACCCCTTCACCTTCGGCGGCCCGATCGTCTGGCGTCCGACACCCGCGCACATCGCCCGCGCGAACCTGACGGCCTTCATGGCCGCCAACGGCATCGTCGTCGACGGCGCCGACAGCGGGGACCGTGTGAGCGACGCCTTCGACGCCCTCATGCGGCGCAGCACGGACGACGTCGCCTGGTTCACGGACGCCGTCCTCCGCTGGCTCGACATCCGCTTCGCCACGCCGTACACCGACGTCGTCGACCTCGCCCGTGGCATCCAATGGCCGGACTGGTGCGTCGGCGGCCGGATGAACGTCGTCCACAACTGCTTGGACAAGCACGCCGGCACGGCCACCGATGCGCAGCCCGCGCTGATCTTCGAGGGCGAAGAGGGCGCCGAGCGCACCCTCACCTACGCCGAGCTGCGCGCCGAGGTGAACCGCGCCGCCAACGCCCTCACCGCGCTCGGCCTCGGCAAGGGCGACGCCGTCGGGATCTTCATGCCGATGGTCCCGGAGATCGTCGTCGCGTTGCTCGCGATCGCGAAGATCGGCGCGATCGCGCTGCCCCTGTTCAGCGGCTACGGCGCCGAAGCGATCATCGGCCGGCTCGTCGACGCCGACGCCAAGGCGATCCTCACCGCCGACGGCGCCTTCCGCCGCGGCAAGCCCAGCCCGATGAAGCCCGTCGCCGACGATGCCGCCGCCTCGATCCCGACGCTCCGGCACATGATCGTCCTCCGCCGCACCGGCCAGGAAGTGGCGATGACACCCGGCCGCGACCACTGGTGGCACGACCTCGTCGCGTCCCAATCCGACGACGCGCCGACGGCCGATACCGCCGCCGAAGACCCGCTCATGCTCATCTACACCTCCGGCACCACCGGCAAGCCCAAGGGCGCGCTGCACACGCACTGCGGCTTCCCGGTGAAGGCCGCCCAGGACATGGCCTTCGGCACGGACGTCCACGCCGGCGACCGGATCTTCTGGATGACGGACATGGGCTGGATGATGGGCCCGTGGCTCGTCTTCGGCTCGTTGTTGCTCGGTGCGACGTGCGTCCTGTACGACGGCGCGCCGGACTTCCCCGGCCCGGACCGCATCTGGTCGCTCGTCGCCCGCCACACCGTCGATGTCGTCGGCCTCTCGCCCACATGGGTCCGCGGCCTCGTCCCGCACGGCGACGCGCCGCACGCCGCGCACGACCTCAGCCGCGTCCGCG
Above is a window of Candidatus Avedoeria danica DNA encoding:
- a CDS encoding AMP-binding protein; protein product: MSDPFTFGGPIVWRPTPAHIARANLTAFMAANGIVVDGADSGDRVSDAFDALMRRSTDDVAWFTDAVLRWLDIRFATPYTDVVDLARGIQWPDWCVGGRMNVVHNCLDKHAGTATDAQPALIFEGEEGAERTLTYAELRAEVNRAANALTALGLGKGDAVGIFMPMVPEIVVALLAIAKIGAIALPLFSGYGAEAIIGRLVDADAKAILTADGAFRRGKPSPMKPVADDAAASIPTLRHMIVLRRTGQEVAMTPGRDHWWHDLVASQSDDAPTADTAAEDPLMLIYTSGTTGKPKGALHTHCGFPVKAAQDMAFGTDVHAGDRIFWMTDMGWMMGPWLVFGSLLLGATCVLYDGAPDFPGPDRIWSLVARHTVDVVGLSPTWVRGLVPHGDAPHAAHDLSRVRAFASTGEPWNPDPWHWLFERVGQGRVPIINYSGGTEISGGIVMGNPILPLKACAFSGPCPGIAADVVDEAGRSVRNAVGELVIRAPWIGMTRGFWKDPDRYIETYWSRFPDVWVHGDFAAIDEDGLWYILGRSDDTIKIAGKRLGPAEVESVLVHHPAVVEAAAIGVPDDVKGSALVCFCVLLAGVEPSEALRAELRAAVVAAMGKALAPKAVLFAADLPKTRNAKVMRRMVRSAHLGLPPGDTSSLVNPDAVTAIAHAS